A genomic window from Equus asinus isolate D_3611 breed Donkey chromosome 25, EquAss-T2T_v2, whole genome shotgun sequence includes:
- the PI4KB gene encoding phosphatidylinositol 4-kinase beta isoform X3: MGDTVVEPALLKPTSEPTPGPPGNNGGSLLSVITEGVGELSVIDPEVAQKACQEVLEKVKLLHGGVAISSRGTPLELVNGDGVDSEIRCLDDPPAQIREEEDEMGASVAAGTTKGARRRRQNNSAKQSWLLRLFESKLFDISMAISYLYNSKEPGVQAYIGNRLFCFRNEDVDFYLPQLLNMYIHMDEDVGDAIKPYIVHRCRQSINFSLQCALLLGAYSSDMHISTQRHSRGTKLRKLILSDELKPAHRKRELPSLSPAPDTGLSPSKRTHQRSKSDATASISLSSNLKRTASNPKVENEDEPVRLAPEREFIKSLMAIGKRLATLPTKEQKTQRLISELSLLNHKLPARVWLPTAGFDHHVVRVPHTQAVVLNSKDKAPYLIYVEVLECENFDTTNVPARIPENRIRSTRSVENLPECGITHEQRAGSFSTVPNYDNDDEAWSVDDIGELQVELPEVHTNSCDNISQFSVDSITSQESKEPVFIAAGDIRRRLSEQLAHTPTAFKRDPEDPSAVALKEPWQEKVRRIREGSPYGHLPNWRLLSVIVKCGDDLRQELLAFQVLKQLQSIWEQERVPLWIKPYKILVISADSGMIEPVVNAVSIHQVKKQSQLSLLDYFLQEHGSYTTEAFLSAQRNFVQSCAGYCLVCYLLQVKDRHNGNILLDAEGHIIHIDFGFILSSSPRNLGFETSAFKLTTEFVDVMGGLDGDMFNYYKMLMLQGLIAARKHMDKVVQIVEIMQQGSQLPCFHGSSTIRNLKERFHMSMTEEQLQLLVEQMVDGSMRSITTKLYDGFQYLTNGIM; this comes from the exons ATGGGAGACACGGTAGTGGAGCCTGCTCTCCTGAAGCCAACTTCTGAGCCGACTCCTGGTCCACCAGGGAATAATGGGGGCTCCTTGCTAAGCGTCATCACGGAGGGGGTCGGGGAACTATCAGTGATTGACCCTGAGGTGGCCCAGAAGGCCTGCCAGGAGGTGCTGGAGAAAGTCAAGCTTTTGCATGGAGGCGTGGCCATCTCTAGCAGAGGCACCCCACTGGAGTTGGTCAATGGGGATGGTGTGGACAGTGAGATCCGTTGCCTGGATGATCCACCTGCCCAGAtaagggaggaggaagatgagatgGGGGCCTCTGTGGCCGCAGGCACAACCAAGGGAGCAAGAAGGCGGCGGCAGAACAACTCAGCCAAACAGTCTTGGCTGCTGAGGCTGTTTGAGTCAAAACTATTTGACATCTCCATGGCCATTTCATACCTGTATAACTCCAAGGAGCCTGGAGTGCAGGCCTACATCGGCAACCGGCTCTTCTGCTTTCGCAATGAGGACGTGGACTTCTATCTGCCCCAGCTGCTTAACATGTACATCCACATGGATGAGGACGTGGGTGATGCCATCAAGCCCTACATAGTCCACCGTTGCCGCCAGAGCATTAACTTTTCCCTCCAATGTGCCCTGTTGCTCGGGGCCTACTCTTCAGACATGCACATTTCCACTCAACGACACTCCCGTGGGACCAAGCTACGGAAGCTGATCCTCTCAGATGAGCTGAAGCCAGCTCACCGAAAGAGGGAGCTGCCCTCCTTGAGCCCCGCCCCTGATACAGGGCTGTCTCCCTCTAAAAGGACTCACCAGCGCTCTAAGTCAGATGCCACCGCCAGCATAAGTCTCAGCAGCAACCTGAAACGAACAGCCAGCAACCCTAAAGTGGAGAATGAGGATGAG CCCGTCAGACTAGCTCCTGAGCGAGAATTCATCAAGTCCCTGATGGCGATTGGCAAGCGGCTGGCGACGCTCCCCACCAAAGAGCAGAAAACACAGCGGCTGATCTCAGAGCTCTCCCTGCTCAACCATAAGCTCCCTGCCCGAGTCTGGCTGCCTACTGCCGGCTTTGACCACCACGTGGTCCGTGTGCCCCACACCCAAGCTGTTGTCCTCAACTCCAAGGACAAG GCTCCCTATCTGATCTATGTGGAAGTCCTTGAATGTGAAAACTTCGACACCACCAACGTCCCCGCCCGGATCCCCGAGAACCGAATTCGGAGCACGCGGTCTGTAGAGAACCTGCCTGAATGCGGTATCACCCACGAGCAGCGGGCAGGCAGCTTCAGCACTGTGCCCAACTATGACAACGATGATGAGGCCTGGTCGGTGGACGACATAGGCGAGCTGCAGGTGGAG CTCCCTGAAGTGCACACCAACAGCTGTGACAACATCTCCCAGTTCTCCGTGGACAGCATCACCAGCCAGGAGAGCAAGgagcctgtgttcattgcagcagggGACATCCG ACGGCGCCTTTCGGAGCAGCTGGCTCACACCCCCACAGCCTTCAAACGAGACCCAGAAGACCCTTCTGCAGTTGCTCTCAAAGAGCCCTGGCAGGAGAAAGTGCG GCGGATCAGAGAGGGCTCCCCCTATGGCCATCTCCCCAACTGGCGGCTCCTGTCAGTCATTGTCAAGTGTGGGGATGACCTTCGGCAGGAGCTGCTGGCCTTCCAGGTGTTGAAGCAACTGCAG TCCATTTGGGAACAGGAGCGAGTACCCCTCTGGATCAAGCCATACAAGATTCTTGTGATTTCGGCTGACAGTGGCATGATTGAACCAGTGGTCAACGCTGTGTCCATCCACCAGGTGAAGAAACAGTCACAGCTCTCCTTGCTCGATTACTTCCTACAGGAGCATGGCAGTTACACCACTGAGGCATTCCTCAGTGCCCAGCGCAATTTTGTGCAAAGTTGCGCTGGCTACTGCTTGGTCTGCTACCTGCTGCAAGTCAAGGACAG GCACAATGGGAACATCCTTTTGGATGCAGAAGGCCACATCATCCACATCGACTTTGGCTTCATCCTGTCCAGCTCACCCCGAAACCTGGGCTTTGAGACGTCAGCCTTTAAGCTGACCACAGAGTTTGTGGAC GTGATGGGCGGCCTGGATGGTGACATGTTCAACTACTACAAGATGTTGATGCTGCAGGGGCTGATCGCTGCTcggaaacacatggataaagtgGTGCAGATCGTGGAGATCATGCAGCAAG GTTCTCAGCTTCCTTGCTTCCATGGCTCCAGCACCATCCGCAACCTCAAAGAGAGGTTTCACATGAGCATGACTGAGGAGCAGCTCCAGCTGCTGGTGGAGCAGATGGTGGACGGCAGCATGCGGTCTATCACCACCAAACTCTATGATGGCTTCCAGTACCTCACCAACGGCATCATGTGA
- the PI4KB gene encoding phosphatidylinositol 4-kinase beta isoform X1, whose product MGDTVVEPALLKPTSEPTPGPPGNNGGSLLSVITEGVGELSVIDPEVAQKACQEVLEKVKLLHGGVAISSRGTPLELVNGDGVDSEIRCLDDPPAQIREEEDEMGASVAAGTTKGARRRRQNNSAKQSWLLRLFESKLFDISMAISYLYNSKEPGVQAYIGNRLFCFRNEDVDFYLPQLLNMYIHMDEDVGDAIKPYIVHRCRQSINFSLQCALLLGAYSSDMHISTQRHSRGTKLRKLILSDELKPAHRKRELPSLSPAPDTGLSPSKRTHQRSKSDATASISLSSNLKRTASNPKVENEDEELSSSTESIDNSFSSPVRLAPEREFIKSLMAIGKRLATLPTKEQKTQRLISELSLLNHKLPARVWLPTAGFDHHVVRVPHTQAVVLNSKDKAPYLIYVEVLECENFDTTNVPARIPENRIRSTRSVENLPECGITHEQRAGSFSTVPNYDNDDEAWSVDDIGELQVELPEVHTNSCDNISQFSVDSITSQESKEPVFIAAGDIRRRLSEQLAHTPTAFKRDPEDPSAVALKEPWQEKVRRIREGSPYGHLPNWRLLSVIVKCGDDLRQELLAFQVLKQLQSIWEQERVPLWIKPYKILVISADSGMIEPVVNAVSIHQVKKQSQLSLLDYFLQEHGSYTTEAFLSAQRNFVQSCAGYCLVCYLLQVKDRHNGNILLDAEGHIIHIDFGFILSSSPRNLGFETSAFKLTTEFVDVMGGLDGDMFNYYKMLMLQGLIAARKHMDKVVQIVEIMQQGSQLPCFHGSSTIRNLKERFHMSMTEEQLQLLVEQMVDGSMRSITTKLYDGFQYLTNGIM is encoded by the exons ATGGGAGACACGGTAGTGGAGCCTGCTCTCCTGAAGCCAACTTCTGAGCCGACTCCTGGTCCACCAGGGAATAATGGGGGCTCCTTGCTAAGCGTCATCACGGAGGGGGTCGGGGAACTATCAGTGATTGACCCTGAGGTGGCCCAGAAGGCCTGCCAGGAGGTGCTGGAGAAAGTCAAGCTTTTGCATGGAGGCGTGGCCATCTCTAGCAGAGGCACCCCACTGGAGTTGGTCAATGGGGATGGTGTGGACAGTGAGATCCGTTGCCTGGATGATCCACCTGCCCAGAtaagggaggaggaagatgagatgGGGGCCTCTGTGGCCGCAGGCACAACCAAGGGAGCAAGAAGGCGGCGGCAGAACAACTCAGCCAAACAGTCTTGGCTGCTGAGGCTGTTTGAGTCAAAACTATTTGACATCTCCATGGCCATTTCATACCTGTATAACTCCAAGGAGCCTGGAGTGCAGGCCTACATCGGCAACCGGCTCTTCTGCTTTCGCAATGAGGACGTGGACTTCTATCTGCCCCAGCTGCTTAACATGTACATCCACATGGATGAGGACGTGGGTGATGCCATCAAGCCCTACATAGTCCACCGTTGCCGCCAGAGCATTAACTTTTCCCTCCAATGTGCCCTGTTGCTCGGGGCCTACTCTTCAGACATGCACATTTCCACTCAACGACACTCCCGTGGGACCAAGCTACGGAAGCTGATCCTCTCAGATGAGCTGAAGCCAGCTCACCGAAAGAGGGAGCTGCCCTCCTTGAGCCCCGCCCCTGATACAGGGCTGTCTCCCTCTAAAAGGACTCACCAGCGCTCTAAGTCAGATGCCACCGCCAGCATAAGTCTCAGCAGCAACCTGAAACGAACAGCCAGCAACCCTAAAGTGGAGAATGAGGATGAG GAGCTCTCCTCCAGCACCGAGAGTATTGATAATTCATTCAGTTCC CCCGTCAGACTAGCTCCTGAGCGAGAATTCATCAAGTCCCTGATGGCGATTGGCAAGCGGCTGGCGACGCTCCCCACCAAAGAGCAGAAAACACAGCGGCTGATCTCAGAGCTCTCCCTGCTCAACCATAAGCTCCCTGCCCGAGTCTGGCTGCCTACTGCCGGCTTTGACCACCACGTGGTCCGTGTGCCCCACACCCAAGCTGTTGTCCTCAACTCCAAGGACAAG GCTCCCTATCTGATCTATGTGGAAGTCCTTGAATGTGAAAACTTCGACACCACCAACGTCCCCGCCCGGATCCCCGAGAACCGAATTCGGAGCACGCGGTCTGTAGAGAACCTGCCTGAATGCGGTATCACCCACGAGCAGCGGGCAGGCAGCTTCAGCACTGTGCCCAACTATGACAACGATGATGAGGCCTGGTCGGTGGACGACATAGGCGAGCTGCAGGTGGAG CTCCCTGAAGTGCACACCAACAGCTGTGACAACATCTCCCAGTTCTCCGTGGACAGCATCACCAGCCAGGAGAGCAAGgagcctgtgttcattgcagcagggGACATCCG ACGGCGCCTTTCGGAGCAGCTGGCTCACACCCCCACAGCCTTCAAACGAGACCCAGAAGACCCTTCTGCAGTTGCTCTCAAAGAGCCCTGGCAGGAGAAAGTGCG GCGGATCAGAGAGGGCTCCCCCTATGGCCATCTCCCCAACTGGCGGCTCCTGTCAGTCATTGTCAAGTGTGGGGATGACCTTCGGCAGGAGCTGCTGGCCTTCCAGGTGTTGAAGCAACTGCAG TCCATTTGGGAACAGGAGCGAGTACCCCTCTGGATCAAGCCATACAAGATTCTTGTGATTTCGGCTGACAGTGGCATGATTGAACCAGTGGTCAACGCTGTGTCCATCCACCAGGTGAAGAAACAGTCACAGCTCTCCTTGCTCGATTACTTCCTACAGGAGCATGGCAGTTACACCACTGAGGCATTCCTCAGTGCCCAGCGCAATTTTGTGCAAAGTTGCGCTGGCTACTGCTTGGTCTGCTACCTGCTGCAAGTCAAGGACAG GCACAATGGGAACATCCTTTTGGATGCAGAAGGCCACATCATCCACATCGACTTTGGCTTCATCCTGTCCAGCTCACCCCGAAACCTGGGCTTTGAGACGTCAGCCTTTAAGCTGACCACAGAGTTTGTGGAC GTGATGGGCGGCCTGGATGGTGACATGTTCAACTACTACAAGATGTTGATGCTGCAGGGGCTGATCGCTGCTcggaaacacatggataaagtgGTGCAGATCGTGGAGATCATGCAGCAAG GTTCTCAGCTTCCTTGCTTCCATGGCTCCAGCACCATCCGCAACCTCAAAGAGAGGTTTCACATGAGCATGACTGAGGAGCAGCTCCAGCTGCTGGTGGAGCAGATGGTGGACGGCAGCATGCGGTCTATCACCACCAAACTCTATGATGGCTTCCAGTACCTCACCAACGGCATCATGTGA
- the PI4KB gene encoding phosphatidylinositol 4-kinase beta isoform X5, protein MAIGKRLATLPTKEQKTQRLISELSLLNHKLPARVWLPTAGFDHHVVRVPHTQAVVLNSKDKAPYLIYVEVLECENFDTTNVPARIPENRIRSTRSVENLPECGITHEQRAGSFSTVPNYDNDDEAWSVDDIGELQVELPEVHTNSCDNISQFSVDSITSQESKEPVFIAAGDIRRRLSEQLAHTPTAFKRDPEDPSAVALKEPWQEKVRRIREGSPYGHLPNWRLLSVIVKCGDDLRQELLAFQVLKQLQSIWEQERVPLWIKPYKILVISADSGMIEPVVNAVSIHQVKKQSQLSLLDYFLQEHGSYTTEAFLSAQRNFVQSCAGYCLVCYLLQVKDRHNGNILLDAEGHIIHIDFGFILSSSPRNLGFETSAFKLTTEFVDVMGGLDGDMFNYYKMLMLQGLIAARKHMDKVVQIVEIMQQGSQLPCFHGSSTIRNLKERFHMSMTEEQLQLLVEQMVDGSMRSITTKLYDGFQYLTNGIM, encoded by the exons ATGGCGATTGGCAAGCGGCTGGCGACGCTCCCCACCAAAGAGCAGAAAACACAGCGGCTGATCTCAGAGCTCTCCCTGCTCAACCATAAGCTCCCTGCCCGAGTCTGGCTGCCTACTGCCGGCTTTGACCACCACGTGGTCCGTGTGCCCCACACCCAAGCTGTTGTCCTCAACTCCAAGGACAAG GCTCCCTATCTGATCTATGTGGAAGTCCTTGAATGTGAAAACTTCGACACCACCAACGTCCCCGCCCGGATCCCCGAGAACCGAATTCGGAGCACGCGGTCTGTAGAGAACCTGCCTGAATGCGGTATCACCCACGAGCAGCGGGCAGGCAGCTTCAGCACTGTGCCCAACTATGACAACGATGATGAGGCCTGGTCGGTGGACGACATAGGCGAGCTGCAGGTGGAG CTCCCTGAAGTGCACACCAACAGCTGTGACAACATCTCCCAGTTCTCCGTGGACAGCATCACCAGCCAGGAGAGCAAGgagcctgtgttcattgcagcagggGACATCCG ACGGCGCCTTTCGGAGCAGCTGGCTCACACCCCCACAGCCTTCAAACGAGACCCAGAAGACCCTTCTGCAGTTGCTCTCAAAGAGCCCTGGCAGGAGAAAGTGCG GCGGATCAGAGAGGGCTCCCCCTATGGCCATCTCCCCAACTGGCGGCTCCTGTCAGTCATTGTCAAGTGTGGGGATGACCTTCGGCAGGAGCTGCTGGCCTTCCAGGTGTTGAAGCAACTGCAG TCCATTTGGGAACAGGAGCGAGTACCCCTCTGGATCAAGCCATACAAGATTCTTGTGATTTCGGCTGACAGTGGCATGATTGAACCAGTGGTCAACGCTGTGTCCATCCACCAGGTGAAGAAACAGTCACAGCTCTCCTTGCTCGATTACTTCCTACAGGAGCATGGCAGTTACACCACTGAGGCATTCCTCAGTGCCCAGCGCAATTTTGTGCAAAGTTGCGCTGGCTACTGCTTGGTCTGCTACCTGCTGCAAGTCAAGGACAG GCACAATGGGAACATCCTTTTGGATGCAGAAGGCCACATCATCCACATCGACTTTGGCTTCATCCTGTCCAGCTCACCCCGAAACCTGGGCTTTGAGACGTCAGCCTTTAAGCTGACCACAGAGTTTGTGGAC GTGATGGGCGGCCTGGATGGTGACATGTTCAACTACTACAAGATGTTGATGCTGCAGGGGCTGATCGCTGCTcggaaacacatggataaagtgGTGCAGATCGTGGAGATCATGCAGCAAG GTTCTCAGCTTCCTTGCTTCCATGGCTCCAGCACCATCCGCAACCTCAAAGAGAGGTTTCACATGAGCATGACTGAGGAGCAGCTCCAGCTGCTGGTGGAGCAGATGGTGGACGGCAGCATGCGGTCTATCACCACCAAACTCTATGATGGCTTCCAGTACCTCACCAACGGCATCATGTGA
- the PI4KB gene encoding phosphatidylinositol 4-kinase beta isoform X4 has product MGDTVVEPALLKPTSEPTPGPPGNNGGSLLSVITEGVGELSVIDPEVAQKACQEVLEKVKLLHGGVAISSRGTPLELVNGDGVDSEIRCLDDPPAQIREEEDEMGASVAAGTTKGARRRRQNNSAKQSWLLRLFESKLFDISMAISYLYNSKEPGVQAYIGNRLFCFRNEDVDFYLPQLLNMYIHMDEDVGDAIKPYIVHRCRQSINFSLQCALLLGAYSSDMHISTQRHSRGTKLRKLILSDELKPAHRKRELPSLSPAPDTGLSPSKRTHQRSKSDATASISLSSNLKRTASNPKVENEDEPVRLAPEREFIKSLMAIGKRLATLPTKEQKTQRLISELSLLNHKLPARVWLPTAGFDHHVVRVPHTQAVVLNSKDKAPYLIYVEVLECENFDTTNVPARIPENRIRSTRSVENLPECGITHEQRAGSFSTVPNYDNDDEAWSVDDIGELQVELPEVHTNSCDNISQFSVDSITSQESKEPVFIAAGDIRRRLSEQLAHTPTAFKRDPEDPSAVALKEPWQEKVRRIREGSPYGHLPNWRLLSVIVKCGDDLRQELLAFQVLKQLQERVPLWIKPYKILVISADSGMIEPVVNAVSIHQVKKQSQLSLLDYFLQEHGSYTTEAFLSAQRNFVQSCAGYCLVCYLLQVKDRHNGNILLDAEGHIIHIDFGFILSSSPRNLGFETSAFKLTTEFVDVMGGLDGDMFNYYKMLMLQGLIAARKHMDKVVQIVEIMQQGSQLPCFHGSSTIRNLKERFHMSMTEEQLQLLVEQMVDGSMRSITTKLYDGFQYLTNGIM; this is encoded by the exons ATGGGAGACACGGTAGTGGAGCCTGCTCTCCTGAAGCCAACTTCTGAGCCGACTCCTGGTCCACCAGGGAATAATGGGGGCTCCTTGCTAAGCGTCATCACGGAGGGGGTCGGGGAACTATCAGTGATTGACCCTGAGGTGGCCCAGAAGGCCTGCCAGGAGGTGCTGGAGAAAGTCAAGCTTTTGCATGGAGGCGTGGCCATCTCTAGCAGAGGCACCCCACTGGAGTTGGTCAATGGGGATGGTGTGGACAGTGAGATCCGTTGCCTGGATGATCCACCTGCCCAGAtaagggaggaggaagatgagatgGGGGCCTCTGTGGCCGCAGGCACAACCAAGGGAGCAAGAAGGCGGCGGCAGAACAACTCAGCCAAACAGTCTTGGCTGCTGAGGCTGTTTGAGTCAAAACTATTTGACATCTCCATGGCCATTTCATACCTGTATAACTCCAAGGAGCCTGGAGTGCAGGCCTACATCGGCAACCGGCTCTTCTGCTTTCGCAATGAGGACGTGGACTTCTATCTGCCCCAGCTGCTTAACATGTACATCCACATGGATGAGGACGTGGGTGATGCCATCAAGCCCTACATAGTCCACCGTTGCCGCCAGAGCATTAACTTTTCCCTCCAATGTGCCCTGTTGCTCGGGGCCTACTCTTCAGACATGCACATTTCCACTCAACGACACTCCCGTGGGACCAAGCTACGGAAGCTGATCCTCTCAGATGAGCTGAAGCCAGCTCACCGAAAGAGGGAGCTGCCCTCCTTGAGCCCCGCCCCTGATACAGGGCTGTCTCCCTCTAAAAGGACTCACCAGCGCTCTAAGTCAGATGCCACCGCCAGCATAAGTCTCAGCAGCAACCTGAAACGAACAGCCAGCAACCCTAAAGTGGAGAATGAGGATGAG CCCGTCAGACTAGCTCCTGAGCGAGAATTCATCAAGTCCCTGATGGCGATTGGCAAGCGGCTGGCGACGCTCCCCACCAAAGAGCAGAAAACACAGCGGCTGATCTCAGAGCTCTCCCTGCTCAACCATAAGCTCCCTGCCCGAGTCTGGCTGCCTACTGCCGGCTTTGACCACCACGTGGTCCGTGTGCCCCACACCCAAGCTGTTGTCCTCAACTCCAAGGACAAG GCTCCCTATCTGATCTATGTGGAAGTCCTTGAATGTGAAAACTTCGACACCACCAACGTCCCCGCCCGGATCCCCGAGAACCGAATTCGGAGCACGCGGTCTGTAGAGAACCTGCCTGAATGCGGTATCACCCACGAGCAGCGGGCAGGCAGCTTCAGCACTGTGCCCAACTATGACAACGATGATGAGGCCTGGTCGGTGGACGACATAGGCGAGCTGCAGGTGGAG CTCCCTGAAGTGCACACCAACAGCTGTGACAACATCTCCCAGTTCTCCGTGGACAGCATCACCAGCCAGGAGAGCAAGgagcctgtgttcattgcagcagggGACATCCG ACGGCGCCTTTCGGAGCAGCTGGCTCACACCCCCACAGCCTTCAAACGAGACCCAGAAGACCCTTCTGCAGTTGCTCTCAAAGAGCCCTGGCAGGAGAAAGTGCG GCGGATCAGAGAGGGCTCCCCCTATGGCCATCTCCCCAACTGGCGGCTCCTGTCAGTCATTGTCAAGTGTGGGGATGACCTTCGGCAGGAGCTGCTGGCCTTCCAGGTGTTGAAGCAACTGCAG GAGCGAGTACCCCTCTGGATCAAGCCATACAAGATTCTTGTGATTTCGGCTGACAGTGGCATGATTGAACCAGTGGTCAACGCTGTGTCCATCCACCAGGTGAAGAAACAGTCACAGCTCTCCTTGCTCGATTACTTCCTACAGGAGCATGGCAGTTACACCACTGAGGCATTCCTCAGTGCCCAGCGCAATTTTGTGCAAAGTTGCGCTGGCTACTGCTTGGTCTGCTACCTGCTGCAAGTCAAGGACAG GCACAATGGGAACATCCTTTTGGATGCAGAAGGCCACATCATCCACATCGACTTTGGCTTCATCCTGTCCAGCTCACCCCGAAACCTGGGCTTTGAGACGTCAGCCTTTAAGCTGACCACAGAGTTTGTGGAC GTGATGGGCGGCCTGGATGGTGACATGTTCAACTACTACAAGATGTTGATGCTGCAGGGGCTGATCGCTGCTcggaaacacatggataaagtgGTGCAGATCGTGGAGATCATGCAGCAAG GTTCTCAGCTTCCTTGCTTCCATGGCTCCAGCACCATCCGCAACCTCAAAGAGAGGTTTCACATGAGCATGACTGAGGAGCAGCTCCAGCTGCTGGTGGAGCAGATGGTGGACGGCAGCATGCGGTCTATCACCACCAAACTCTATGATGGCTTCCAGTACCTCACCAACGGCATCATGTGA